One part of the Salmo salar chromosome ssa10, Ssal_v3.1, whole genome shotgun sequence genome encodes these proteins:
- the LOC106613630 gene encoding transcription factor jun-D isoform X1 yields the protein MMKNDIHLNLVDATNLKPHLRDGEGILNSQDLGLLKLASPELERLLIQSNGMVVTTPTSQFLYPKSVTDEQEFAEGFVKALEDLHKQNQLNGGTCAQTNSLDLSTNVAPVTVHMDLPVYTNLNSYGNGPLGTTVNYSTDTVPFPPPPSHHLGGTQQQQAHSRLQSLKDEPQTVPDLHSFGDSPPLSPINMDTQERIKAERKKLRNRIAASKCRKRKLERISRLEDKVNNLKTQNTDLASTASVLRDQVAQLKQNVLNHVNSGCQLLPHQVQVY from the coding sequence ATGATGAAGAATGACATTCATTTAAACCTTGTAGATGCTACTAATCTAAAGCCCCATCTCCGCGACGGCGAGGGCATTCTCAACTCCCAGGACCTTGGGCTGCTGAAACTGGCTTCCCCGGAGCTGGAGAGACTCCTCATTCAGTCCAACGGAATGGTCGTAACAACACCGACCTCTCAGTTCCTCTACCCCAAGTCAGTAACTGACGAACAGGAGTTTGCCGAGGGATTCGTCAAGGCTCTGGAGGACTTACACAAACAGAACCAGCTGAACGGGGGGACTTGCGCTCAAACGAACAGTCTCGACCTAAGTACCAACGTGGCTCCTGTCACTGTACACATGGACTTACCCGTCTATACGAACTTGAACAGTTATGGTAATGGACCTTTGGGCACCACTGTCAATTACTCCACAGACACTGTACCcttcccacctcctccctctcaccaTTTAGGTGGCACACAGCAGCAACAAGCACATTCCCGGTTGCAATCCTTGAAGGATGAGCCGCAGACAGTCCCTGACTTGCACAGCTTCGGCGACAGTCCACCACTGTCGCCTATCAACATGGACACACAGGAGCGCATTAAAGCCGAGAGGAAAAAGCTGCGGAATAGAATTGCTGCGTCCAAGTGCCGAAAGAGGAAACTGGAGAGGATATCCAGACTCGAAGACAAAGTCAATAACCTAAAAACTCAAAACACTGACCTGGCCTCAACGGCAAGTGTACTCCGGGATCAAGTGGCTCAGCTAAAACAAAATGTTTTGAATCATGTGAACAGCGGATGCCAATTGTTGCCACATCAAGTTCAAGTGTACTAA
- the LOC106613630 gene encoding transcription factor jun-D isoform X2, whose protein sequence is MVVTTPTSQFLYPKSVTDEQEFAEGFVKALEDLHKQNQLNGGTCAQTNSLDLSTNVAPVTVHMDLPVYTNLNSYGNGPLGTTVNYSTDTVPFPPPPSHHLGGTQQQQAHSRLQSLKDEPQTVPDLHSFGDSPPLSPINMDTQERIKAERKKLRNRIAASKCRKRKLERISRLEDKVNNLKTQNTDLASTASVLRDQVAQLKQNVLNHVNSGCQLLPHQVQVY, encoded by the coding sequence ATGGTCGTAACAACACCGACCTCTCAGTTCCTCTACCCCAAGTCAGTAACTGACGAACAGGAGTTTGCCGAGGGATTCGTCAAGGCTCTGGAGGACTTACACAAACAGAACCAGCTGAACGGGGGGACTTGCGCTCAAACGAACAGTCTCGACCTAAGTACCAACGTGGCTCCTGTCACTGTACACATGGACTTACCCGTCTATACGAACTTGAACAGTTATGGTAATGGACCTTTGGGCACCACTGTCAATTACTCCACAGACACTGTACCcttcccacctcctccctctcaccaTTTAGGTGGCACACAGCAGCAACAAGCACATTCCCGGTTGCAATCCTTGAAGGATGAGCCGCAGACAGTCCCTGACTTGCACAGCTTCGGCGACAGTCCACCACTGTCGCCTATCAACATGGACACACAGGAGCGCATTAAAGCCGAGAGGAAAAAGCTGCGGAATAGAATTGCTGCGTCCAAGTGCCGAAAGAGGAAACTGGAGAGGATATCCAGACTCGAAGACAAAGTCAATAACCTAAAAACTCAAAACACTGACCTGGCCTCAACGGCAAGTGTACTCCGGGATCAAGTGGCTCAGCTAAAACAAAATGTTTTGAATCATGTGAACAGCGGATGCCAATTGTTGCCACATCAAGTTCAAGTGTACTAA
- the LOC106613631 gene encoding ras-related protein Rab-3A, translated as MASATATYGQKESSDQNFDYMFKILIIGNSSVGKTSFLFRYADDSFTPAFVSTVGIDFKVKTIYRNDKRIKLQIWDTAGQERYRTITTAYYRGAMGFILMYDITNEESFNAVQDWSTQIKTYSWDNAQVLLVGNKCDMEDDRVVAGDRGRQLSEHMGFEFFEASAKDNINVKQTFERLVDIICEKMSESLDAADPAVTGAKQGPQLTEQPAPPHQDCAC; from the exons ATGGCTTCAGCTACAGCAACCTATGGACAGAAGGAGTCCTCAGACCAGAACTTTGACTACATGTTCAAGATCCTCATCATTGGAAACAGCAGTGTGGGCAAGACCAGCTTTCTGTTCCGCTACGCAGACGACTCTTTTACGCCAGCCTTCGTCAGCACGGTGGGCATTGACTTCAAGGTGAAGACCATCTACAGGAACGACAAGAGGATCAAGTTACAGATCTGG GATACGGCAGGGCAGGAGAGATACAGGACTATCACCACCGCTTACTACCGCGGTGCCATGGGCTTCATCCTCATGTATGACATCACCAATGAGGAGTCCTTTAATGCTGTACAGGACTG GTCGACACAGATTAAGACGTACTCGTGGGACAACGCCCAGGTCCTGCTAGTAGGCAACAAGTGTGACATGGAGGACGACAGAGTGGTGGCAGGAGACAGGGGCAGGCAGCTTTCTGAACACATGG GGTTTGAGTTCTTTGAGGCCAGTGCCAAAGATAACATCAATGTGAAACAGACGTTCGAGCGGCTGGTGGACATAATCTGCGAAAAGATGTCTGAGAGCTTGGATGCCGCTGACCCGGCAGTTACAGGGGCTAAACAGGGGCCCCAGCTCACCGAGCAGCCCGCACCCCCCCACCAGGACTGTGCATGCTAA